Proteins encoded by one window of Corynebacterium amycolatum:
- a CDS encoding aldo/keto reductase, producing the protein MAYPDVYHANDNRYETMPYNRSGDTGLKLPAITLGLWHNFGDDRPLETQREILRTAFDHGVTHFDLANNYGPPQGSAEANFGRIMAKDFAPYRDEMIISSKAGWYMQDGPYGFGGSRKYLVASCDASLKRMGLDYVDIFYHHRPDPDTPIEETVAALDFLVRSGRALYVGVSSYSPELTRRAQKIARELGTPLTIHQPSYSMFNRWIEDELLATCADEGMGVIAFSALAQGLLTDRYLDGVPEASRLGAHKMNSGFLNDDTLTAIRELNAIALRRGQSLAQMAISWVLRRDEVTSALIGASSVEQLKNSLGALDAAPFSDEELAEIDKWAVDRGINQWQGATESV; encoded by the coding sequence ATGGCTTATCCAGACGTGTACCACGCCAATGACAACCGCTATGAAACGATGCCGTACAACCGCTCCGGCGACACGGGGCTAAAGCTTCCAGCCATTACGCTGGGACTTTGGCATAACTTTGGTGATGACCGGCCGCTCGAGACGCAGCGTGAAATCCTGCGCACCGCGTTCGACCACGGCGTCACGCACTTCGATCTCGCCAACAATTACGGCCCACCACAGGGCTCTGCGGAGGCGAATTTCGGTCGCATCATGGCCAAGGATTTCGCTCCCTACCGCGATGAAATGATCATTTCCTCCAAGGCCGGTTGGTACATGCAGGATGGCCCCTACGGCTTCGGCGGCTCGCGGAAATACCTCGTGGCCAGCTGCGATGCCTCGCTGAAGCGCATGGGCCTGGATTATGTGGACATTTTCTACCACCACCGGCCCGACCCGGATACGCCTATCGAGGAAACCGTCGCCGCCCTCGACTTCCTCGTCCGCTCGGGACGCGCGCTCTACGTCGGCGTGAGCTCCTACTCCCCCGAGCTCACTCGCCGCGCACAGAAAATCGCCCGTGAGCTGGGCACTCCGCTGACTATTCACCAGCCGAGCTACTCCATGTTCAACCGCTGGATCGAGGACGAACTGCTGGCAACCTGCGCCGACGAAGGCATGGGCGTCATCGCCTTTTCCGCGCTTGCGCAGGGGCTTCTCACCGACCGCTATCTAGATGGCGTGCCGGAGGCCTCGCGTCTCGGCGCGCACAAGATGAACTCGGGGTTCCTCAACGACGACACGCTCACCGCCATCCGTGAGCTCAACGCCATTGCTTTACGACGAGGCCAGTCCCTGGCACAGATGGCCATCTCGTGGGTTCTTCGCCGTGACGAAGTGACCTCCGCCCTAATTGGGGCATCGTCGGTGGAGCAGCTGAAAAACAGCCTCGGAGCCCTGGACGCTGCGCCGTTTAGCGATGAAGAACTCGCGGAGATCGACAAGTGGGCCGTCGACCGCGGGATTAACCAGTGGCAGGGCGCTACGGAGTCTGTATAG
- a CDS encoding LLM class oxidoreductase, with protein sequence MSSLFDLSDKPIDELPGYQRTFAPGRLTVGLSLPIEQDAEAEPKDALSNQIRLIRKAERAGIAAVWARDIPLRVETFGDVGQVYDPWMYLSYIAAHTSDIALGTGAIVVPFQHPLVMAKRAATLDRLSDGRFLFGVATGDRPEEFPAFNQDKGKRGERFREHIEVYEKALSTSDRPIRWSEGKMGGSDVVPKPLARRVPLLATGSCQQSLEWKAAHTDGWFMYHKGLEMQKKNIANWQEAVAQECGEGVFKPFLESLWIDLHEDPDAPAQGGHFGYRLGRNKLIELLHSQRQLGINHVSINFRTSKRDAEEQIDELIEYVLPAIQTP encoded by the coding sequence ATGAGCTCGCTGTTTGATCTTTCGGACAAGCCCATCGACGAACTACCCGGTTACCAGCGCACATTCGCGCCGGGCAGGCTAACTGTGGGGCTCAGTCTGCCCATCGAGCAGGACGCCGAAGCCGAACCCAAGGACGCGCTGAGCAATCAGATTCGGCTGATTCGGAAAGCCGAACGCGCAGGCATCGCGGCAGTGTGGGCGCGCGACATCCCGCTGCGTGTGGAAACATTCGGCGACGTCGGCCAGGTCTACGACCCCTGGATGTACCTCAGCTACATCGCCGCACACACCAGCGACATCGCACTCGGCACGGGTGCAATCGTCGTGCCTTTTCAGCATCCGCTGGTGATGGCTAAGCGCGCGGCCACGCTGGACAGGCTTTCCGACGGCCGTTTCCTCTTCGGCGTTGCCACCGGCGATCGACCCGAGGAGTTCCCCGCCTTTAACCAGGACAAAGGCAAGCGCGGTGAGCGTTTCCGCGAGCATATCGAGGTCTATGAAAAGGCCCTCAGCACCAGTGACCGGCCTATCCGGTGGTCCGAGGGGAAGATGGGCGGATCCGATGTGGTGCCCAAGCCGCTGGCACGCCGAGTTCCGCTGTTGGCCACCGGCTCATGCCAGCAGAGCCTGGAGTGGAAAGCCGCTCATACCGACGGGTGGTTCATGTATCACAAAGGCCTGGAGATGCAGAAGAAAAACATCGCCAACTGGCAGGAGGCGGTAGCCCAGGAGTGCGGTGAGGGTGTCTTCAAACCCTTCCTGGAATCATTGTGGATTGACCTGCATGAAGACCCCGACGCACCCGCGCAGGGCGGCCACTTCGGGTACCGCCTTGGCCGCAACAAGCTCATCGAACTGCTGCACTCCCAGCGACAGCTCGGCATCAATCACGTCAGCATCAACTTCCGCACCTCTAAACGCGATGCGGAAGAGCAGATTGACGAGCTGATTGAGTATGTGCTGCCGGCTATACAGACTCCGTAG
- a CDS encoding NAD(P)-binding domain-containing protein, protein MLEDAIIVGGGQAALATAYYLHKHDIDPLVLDNQPAPGGSWRNVWPSMTLFSTPGFSNLPGIQMPDYDGFPPTSHVIDYLSSYEKRYELRVQRPVNVTHVTHDGTFHLTSDAGDFESHQLIAATGNRPFVPHYPGTTSAKQWHSANYPGPEPFEGSRVAVVGAANSGAQIAAELILSGIDTTWFTRHEPRWMPDDVDGRVLFERNRQRALAIARGEPDPGPSDSIGDIVVLPSVRKARDSGALTWTPMFSSLDDVHADHLIWCTGFRPALSPFRSVDSDLIEFVGYGDWVGPGAATIMGVGPFAKRAAERVAARLSA, encoded by the coding sequence ATGCTTGAGGATGCCATCATCGTCGGAGGCGGCCAAGCTGCCCTCGCTACCGCCTACTACCTGCACAAACACGACATTGATCCGCTCGTTCTGGACAATCAGCCGGCTCCCGGCGGCTCCTGGCGCAATGTCTGGCCCTCAATGACGCTCTTTTCCACCCCGGGTTTCTCCAACCTTCCGGGCATCCAGATGCCCGATTATGACGGCTTCCCGCCCACTTCCCATGTGATTGATTACCTCAGCTCCTACGAAAAGCGCTACGAACTGCGCGTTCAGCGCCCGGTTAACGTTACCCACGTCACCCACGACGGCACCTTCCACCTCACCAGCGATGCCGGAGACTTCGAGTCCCACCAACTCATCGCCGCCACCGGCAACCGCCCCTTCGTCCCCCACTACCCCGGCACGACCTCCGCAAAACAGTGGCATTCGGCCAATTACCCAGGCCCCGAGCCATTCGAAGGCTCCCGCGTTGCCGTTGTCGGCGCGGCGAACTCCGGCGCCCAAATCGCCGCTGAACTGATACTTTCCGGTATCGACACCACCTGGTTCACCCGCCACGAACCGCGCTGGATGCCCGACGACGTCGACGGTCGCGTCCTGTTCGAACGCAACCGTCAGCGAGCACTCGCCATCGCACGTGGCGAACCCGACCCCGGCCCCTCCGACAGTATCGGCGACATCGTTGTCCTGCCGTCCGTCCGCAAAGCCCGCGACTCCGGTGCCCTCACCTGGACACCCATGTTCTCTTCGCTTGACGACGTCCACGCGGACCACCTCATTTGGTGCACCGGTTTCCGCCCCGCGCTCAGCCCCTTCCGCAGCGTCGACTCCGACCTCATCGAGTTCGTCGGCTACGGCGACTGGGTTGGCCCCGGTGCAGCCACGATTATGGGTGTTGGCCCCTTCGCTAAGCGCGCGGCTGAGCGGGTGGCTGCTCGACTGTCAGCATGA
- a CDS encoding GNAT family N-acetyltransferase has protein sequence MTFATSTGFRYTVENSIYVHPSFQGRGIGGTLLQVTIDAAREAGKHVLVAAIDGSNEGSIALHEKYGFQRVGLLPQVGTKNGRWLDMMLMQIMLTVEQPPAQPRA, from the coding sequence GTGACTTTCGCGACTTCGACGGGTTTTCGGTACACAGTGGAAAACTCCATCTACGTACATCCGAGCTTTCAGGGCCGGGGCATTGGCGGGACGCTTCTACAGGTGACCATTGATGCTGCTCGTGAGGCGGGAAAGCACGTTTTGGTGGCAGCGATTGACGGCAGCAACGAGGGGTCGATTGCGCTGCACGAAAAGTATGGTTTCCAGCGTGTTGGGCTATTGCCTCAGGTAGGGACAAAGAACGGGCGTTGGTTGGACATGATGTTGATGCAGATCATGCTGACAGTCGAGCAGCCACCCGCTCAGCCGCGCGCTTAG
- a CDS encoding GNAT family N-acetyltransferase: MIIRQATREDAEAIAEIYNEAVINTVAIWNDGTVSAENRIAWMEVHWEKGYPVFVATLDDEVAGYATFSDFRDFDGFSVHSGKLHLRTSELSGPGHWRDASTGDH, translated from the coding sequence ATGATTATTCGGCAAGCAACGCGGGAGGACGCCGAGGCAATCGCGGAGATTTACAACGAGGCCGTGATCAACACCGTCGCCATCTGGAACGATGGCACGGTCAGTGCGGAGAATCGCATTGCATGGATGGAGGTGCACTGGGAGAAGGGTTACCCGGTTTTCGTCGCCACGCTTGACGACGAAGTCGCTGGATATGCCACCTTTAGTGACTTTCGCGACTTCGACGGGTTTTCGGTACACAGTGGAAAACTCCATCTACGTACATCCGAGCTTTCAGGGCCGGGGCATTGGCGGGACGCTTCTACAGGTGACCATTGA
- a CDS encoding HNH endonuclease signature motif containing protein — MKSEQVPEPYWAHENPEDELSALARATNRTHLELIEACCPAGDDDVENHAARISVRLGITRSEALRICDIGLLLEKMPQLAAYARESCALSMRQLGIIAHGVVGIEPDQIPDAEKKILALVTPRKRRQAMIGPRTLTTKIGDIAADLDDRARTDGTIPTITDTESVTLVERPDSYSQIILTLRPDRAYFAMCAIETVFRANEEMTQADAFVELIHQRTNAEVVLNVFREPHSDDAWLDGAGWLGALVTEEWMQKVTHVRLSADSATNGYRPTPAQVARVHGRDGTCRFPGCEVPAYKCDIDHIAPYNQEDSEAGGPTDTQNLHCLCRKHHNLKTHKLWDITAYEDGSEVWSSADGVTAATVPAGPLAGFGRQTFDKRATQKTKARHDHYMKWWLSFAAVPDLVFDDGED; from the coding sequence ATGAAGTCCGAACAAGTACCCGAACCATATTGGGCTCATGAAAATCCCGAAGATGAGCTCTCAGCACTCGCGCGGGCTACCAACCGCACCCACCTTGAATTGATTGAAGCCTGCTGCCCTGCAGGCGATGATGACGTTGAAAACCATGCCGCTCGCATCAGCGTTCGCCTGGGAATCACCCGCAGTGAAGCACTGCGTATCTGTGACATTGGCCTATTGCTGGAGAAAATGCCTCAGCTAGCGGCCTACGCCCGGGAAAGCTGTGCATTGTCCATGCGGCAACTCGGCATCATTGCACATGGCGTGGTCGGCATCGAGCCGGATCAAATACCCGATGCGGAGAAGAAAATTCTGGCATTGGTTACGCCACGGAAGCGTCGTCAAGCGATGATTGGCCCTCGTACGCTCACCACCAAAATTGGTGATATTGCTGCGGACTTGGATGACCGTGCTCGCACTGACGGCACAATTCCCACCATCACCGATACGGAATCGGTGACTCTGGTGGAACGCCCCGACAGCTACTCCCAAATCATTCTCACGCTGCGCCCGGACCGCGCCTACTTCGCCATGTGCGCAATTGAAACGGTCTTCCGCGCGAATGAAGAAATGACGCAGGCGGATGCATTTGTGGAACTGATTCACCAGCGCACCAATGCAGAAGTTGTGCTCAATGTTTTCCGCGAGCCCCACAGTGATGACGCCTGGCTGGACGGCGCCGGCTGGCTCGGCGCGCTGGTCACGGAAGAGTGGATGCAAAAGGTGACGCATGTCCGCCTCTCAGCAGACAGCGCCACCAATGGTTACCGCCCAACCCCAGCGCAGGTTGCCCGCGTCCACGGTCGTGACGGCACGTGCCGCTTCCCCGGCTGCGAAGTCCCAGCGTACAAGTGCGATATTGACCATATCGCACCGTACAACCAGGAAGACTCCGAAGCCGGTGGCCCCACCGACACACAGAATCTGCACTGCCTATGCCGGAAGCACCACAACCTGAAAACCCACAAGCTCTGGGATATCACGGCTTATGAGGACGGCTCAGAGGTGTGGTCCTCTGCCGACGGCGTTACCGCGGCGACCGTCCCGGCCGGACCGTTAGCCGGGTTCGGGCGACAGACTTTTGACAAGCGCGCTACTCAGAAGACGAAAGCACGCCATGACCACTACATGAAGTGGTGGCTGTCATTCGCGGCGGTGCCAGATCTAGTCTTTGATGATGGGGAGGATTAA
- a CDS encoding transglycosylase family protein, which translates to MRFSGKFIASAAVAAGMIAAPTAAANAASVSAWDQVAACESGGNWQTNTGNGYYGGLQFSQQTWSGHGGDQYAPTADQATKEQQIEIGERVLASQGAGAWPNCGGPLG; encoded by the coding sequence ATGCGTTTTTCCGGTAAGTTCATCGCATCCGCCGCCGTGGCAGCAGGCATGATTGCTGCCCCGACCGCCGCCGCTAACGCTGCATCAGTCAGCGCCTGGGATCAGGTTGCGGCATGTGAGTCCGGCGGAAACTGGCAGACCAATACCGGTAACGGCTACTACGGCGGACTGCAGTTCTCGCAGCAGACCTGGAGCGGCCACGGCGGTGACCAGTACGCACCAACGGCTGACCAGGCCACCAAGGAGCAGCAGATTGAGATTGGCGAGCGCGTGCTTGCCTCCCAGGGTGCTGGCGCATGGCCGAACTGCGGTGGCCCGCTGGGTTAA
- a CDS encoding App1 family protein — MSVADVVRKTERRINALAAKRSKNAGWEPEIIGFTGYGNAERVRVLGRVLMKDPAKKRDEERNKKRGFWQFFTVELADFPVTITAGNRTVETTTDSNGYIEVLIRNHGLEPGWHEITINDTPAEALILSPETKYGIVSDIDDTVLVTMLPRTLIAAYNSWVKETDERKAVAGFSEFYAQLRRRYASKTDEDTDVPVIYLSTGAWNTFGTLKKFLHRNNLPKGPLLLTDWGPTPTGLFRSGKEHKKVRLRDLFIDFPEINWILVGDDGQYDPLIYGTAAAEHPDKVAAIAIRNLTPSEHVLSHGTAVPIEKLENKEVPFIEGADGFKLLKQIDQLPQP; from the coding sequence ATGTCCGTGGCAGATGTCGTCCGCAAAACCGAGAGAAGAATCAACGCGCTGGCCGCCAAGCGTTCCAAAAACGCTGGTTGGGAACCGGAAATCATCGGATTCACCGGGTACGGAAATGCAGAGCGCGTTCGCGTACTCGGCCGTGTCCTTATGAAGGATCCGGCCAAAAAACGAGACGAAGAACGAAACAAAAAACGCGGGTTTTGGCAGTTCTTTACCGTCGAACTCGCGGACTTTCCCGTCACCATCACTGCCGGCAATCGCACGGTGGAAACCACCACGGATAGCAACGGCTACATCGAGGTGCTGATTCGGAATCACGGCCTCGAACCCGGCTGGCACGAGATCACCATCAACGACACTCCCGCAGAGGCCCTCATCCTCTCCCCGGAAACCAAATACGGCATCGTCTCCGATATTGATGACACTGTTTTGGTCACCATGCTGCCGCGCACCCTCATCGCCGCCTACAACTCCTGGGTCAAAGAGACAGACGAGCGCAAAGCCGTCGCTGGCTTCAGCGAGTTCTATGCGCAACTTCGCCGTCGTTACGCGAGCAAAACCGATGAGGACACGGACGTTCCCGTCATCTACCTTTCCACCGGCGCATGGAACACCTTCGGCACACTAAAAAAGTTCCTGCACCGCAACAACCTGCCGAAGGGCCCGCTACTGCTCACCGATTGGGGGCCAACGCCCACTGGCCTGTTCCGCTCGGGCAAGGAACATAAGAAGGTGCGACTGCGGGACCTGTTTATTGACTTCCCCGAAATCAACTGGATTCTCGTCGGTGATGACGGCCAATACGACCCGCTCATCTACGGCACAGCCGCGGCGGAGCATCCGGATAAGGTCGCGGCAATCGCAATCCGCAACCTCACTCCCAGCGAGCACGTGCTCTCCCACGGCACCGCAGTGCCAATTGAAAAACTGGAGAACAAGGAGGTTCCATTCATCGAGGGTGCCGACGGCTTTAAGCTGCTCAAACAGATCGACCAACTGCCGCAACCATGA
- a CDS encoding AAA family ATPase, whose product MIYLRQARIHDDAELPAYVVKLALPFPMAFTTPITILTGENGKGKSTVLEALASAMGVDTDGGSRFKTQERTSPIPLALTKRNPPDTFFFRGDAHLNLARFYASIGSLPGGDGMADLTKMSHGQSIMALAKRRFGAESLIFLDEPEAGLSVLRQLELLGRLGALAEAGAQIIMATHSPILLAAPEATIISLDDADTTHFEDTLAVRATRDFLADPVGIADYMVERFTSDS is encoded by the coding sequence ATGATCTACCTCCGCCAGGCCCGTATTCACGATGATGCCGAGCTCCCGGCTTACGTCGTAAAGCTCGCGTTGCCCTTCCCCATGGCCTTCACCACGCCGATTACCATCTTGACCGGCGAAAACGGCAAGGGAAAGTCGACGGTGCTGGAGGCGTTGGCGTCGGCGATGGGGGTCGACACGGACGGCGGCTCGCGGTTTAAAACGCAGGAGCGCACCTCTCCGATTCCGCTCGCGCTGACCAAGCGCAATCCCCCGGATACGTTCTTCTTTCGCGGCGACGCGCACTTAAACCTCGCGCGTTTCTACGCATCGATCGGCAGCCTCCCCGGCGGTGACGGCATGGCGGATCTGACGAAAATGAGTCACGGCCAATCCATCATGGCGCTGGCCAAACGCCGCTTCGGTGCCGAATCGCTAATCTTCCTCGACGAACCCGAGGCCGGACTGTCGGTACTGCGCCAGCTGGAACTCCTCGGCCGTCTCGGCGCGCTCGCAGAAGCCGGCGCACAGATTATCATGGCGACGCATTCCCCCATCCTGCTCGCCGCACCGGAAGCAACGATCATTTCGCTTGACGACGCCGACACCACCCACTTCGAAGACACCCTCGCGGTACGGGCGACCAGGGATTTCCTAGCCGATCCCGTCGGCATCGCGGACTACATGGTGGAGCGTTTTACTTCGGATTCTTAA
- a CDS encoding DHA2 family efflux MFS transporter permease subunit, whose product MATDLNTQFDPKKAWPALWTVLLGFFMILVDATIVTVGINTIQHELGGELNQVMWVTSGYLLAYAVPLLITGRLGDLWGVKHTYVAGLVIFVLASLACGLAPSLSMLIIARVVQGLGAALLTPQTMALITQMFPPVHRGAAMGLWGAAAGIASLTGPLAGGVLIQLLSWRWIFLINVPIGVVGLVFAFRYLPTFETHRNKIDYLGVVLSAIGMFLLVFGIQEGESAGWSGWIWALIAAGVVILGLFTVWEAKTTAEPLMPLSLFKDRNFTVSSLAIAVMGALVVAVGFPIILFAQNARDLSTIQASLLLVPQALISGVMAPWTGRMLDRLKFREFALIGFGSSLVGMLGFHYLIHEDLSVLWLLLPGAAFGVANAFIWGTLSTAATRNIDPILAGAASGVYNTIRQIGSVLGSALIATVMAAALSSNRGDFTTAMSDAMWLPVALSAVGVVASLGLKNPK is encoded by the coding sequence GTGGCTACAGATTTGAATACTCAGTTTGATCCCAAAAAGGCGTGGCCAGCGCTGTGGACCGTATTGCTCGGCTTCTTCATGATTCTGGTCGACGCCACCATTGTCACCGTTGGTATTAACACCATCCAGCATGAACTGGGCGGTGAGCTCAACCAGGTCATGTGGGTGACCAGCGGTTATTTGCTGGCCTATGCGGTGCCGTTGCTTATTACCGGCAGGCTCGGTGACCTCTGGGGAGTCAAGCACACCTATGTAGCGGGCTTGGTTATCTTCGTGTTGGCGTCGCTGGCGTGTGGGTTGGCGCCGTCGTTAAGCATGCTGATCATTGCCCGCGTGGTGCAGGGACTGGGGGCCGCGCTGCTGACACCGCAGACGATGGCGCTGATTACGCAGATGTTTCCACCGGTGCATCGCGGTGCGGCGATGGGGCTGTGGGGCGCGGCGGCCGGAATTGCCTCGCTGACGGGGCCGCTGGCTGGTGGCGTGTTGATTCAGCTGCTGAGTTGGCGCTGGATTTTCCTCATTAATGTGCCGATTGGCGTGGTCGGGCTCGTTTTTGCGTTCCGCTATCTGCCGACCTTCGAGACGCACCGCAACAAGATTGACTATCTGGGCGTTGTGCTCAGCGCGATTGGTATGTTCCTGCTGGTCTTCGGCATTCAGGAGGGGGAGAGTGCCGGCTGGTCCGGTTGGATCTGGGCACTGATTGCCGCCGGTGTGGTGATTCTTGGCCTGTTTACGGTCTGGGAGGCCAAGACCACGGCCGAACCGCTGATGCCGCTGTCCCTTTTTAAGGATCGTAACTTCACCGTCTCCTCGTTGGCCATTGCCGTGATGGGAGCGCTGGTGGTCGCGGTTGGTTTCCCAATCATCCTCTTCGCCCAGAATGCTCGCGACCTATCGACCATCCAAGCCTCACTACTGCTCGTGCCGCAGGCGCTGATTTCCGGTGTCATGGCACCGTGGACTGGGCGAATGCTGGATCGGCTGAAGTTCCGCGAGTTCGCGCTGATCGGTTTTGGGTCCTCGCTGGTGGGCATGCTCGGGTTTCACTACCTCATCCACGAGGACCTCTCCGTGCTGTGGCTGCTACTGCCGGGCGCCGCATTCGGTGTGGCCAACGCATTTATTTGGGGCACGCTGTCGACGGCCGCGACCCGCAACATTGACCCGATCCTCGCCGGTGCTGCCTCCGGTGTGTACAACACCATCCGCCAGATCGGCAGTGTGCTGGGTAGTGCGCTGATTGCCACCGTCATGGCGGCGGCGCTCAGCAGCAACCGTGGCGACTTCACCACCGCCATGAGTGATGCCATGTGGCTGCCGGTGGCGCTGTCGGCCGTGGGCGTCGTGGCATCGCTGGGGCTTAAGAATCCGAAGTAA